From the genome of Streptomyces sp. V1I1, one region includes:
- a CDS encoding LuxR C-terminal-related transcriptional regulator — MGVRLMVLDDHRLLAEALASALKLRGHRVLAAAAPAAGAADLVVSRAPEVCLLGTATPAEPGAFDPIVKIKRERPQVAVVVLGPVPSPRGIAAAFAAGASGYVRHDERIEGVERAMVKARAGEAVVAPQLLQGAFAELLNPVAQPDDEGQRLLQLLTPREVEVLVRVAEGEDTRLIAAGMGIAPSTARTHVQRVLMKLGVGSRLEAAALAARTGLLDRAAIVSSTSGQAAD, encoded by the coding sequence ATGGGCGTGCGGCTCATGGTGCTCGATGATCACCGACTGCTCGCCGAGGCACTCGCCTCGGCCTTGAAGCTGCGTGGGCACCGGGTGCTCGCGGCGGCGGCCCCCGCGGCCGGCGCCGCCGACCTGGTGGTCAGCAGGGCGCCCGAGGTGTGCCTGCTGGGCACCGCGACGCCCGCGGAGCCGGGCGCGTTCGACCCCATCGTCAAGATCAAGCGGGAGCGTCCGCAGGTGGCCGTGGTGGTGCTCGGTCCGGTGCCGAGTCCGCGCGGAATCGCCGCGGCCTTCGCGGCCGGCGCCTCCGGTTACGTACGCCACGACGAGCGCATCGAGGGCGTCGAGCGCGCCATGGTCAAGGCCCGGGCGGGCGAGGCGGTGGTGGCGCCGCAGCTGCTTCAGGGCGCGTTCGCGGAGCTGCTCAACCCGGTCGCGCAGCCGGACGACGAGGGGCAGCGGCTGCTGCAGCTGCTCACCCCGCGCGAGGTCGAGGTGCTGGTGCGGGTCGCGGAGGGCGAGGACACCCGGCTCATCGCGGCCGGCATGGGGATCGCGCCGAGCACGGCCCGTACGCATGTGCAGCGGGTGCTGATGAAGCTGGGGGTCGGCTCCCGCCTTGAGGCGGCGGCGCTGGCCGCGCGCACCGGGCTGCTCGACCGGGCGGCGATCGTCTCATCGACGTCCGGCCAAGCGGCGGATTAA
- a CDS encoding PQQ-binding-like beta-propeller repeat protein, whose translation MTQPPPPPNQPPQGGFGSPQDPPPGFAGGAPTPGFGAPTPPPPQNPSYGYPQTPPPAQPPQGPPPGQPAYGYPQAPGQAPAQPPGQAPGQPPNYGYPQGPPPAQPGYGYPTQPMQPQYMPPQPGGPGSGGGKKLSTQMQIIIAASLAVVLIVGGGIWYASSNDGGGGKKDESKNSSAGPAGSTGGDSGGKAADGPGKEKAPANVNSKVAFQLPEPARTDITSVKGSWVTDKAYVKPGVNSLVGYDAAKGTPLWTLALPGQICAASRHVSEDNKAAIVFEATKRVPPKNYQPCTEVGVVDLSAGKLLWSKSVKGTSRGDEKIRFSEVTQSGTTVAAGGTDGGAAFDLTSGAVRWKPTANAEGCYDMGYGGGPALVAVRKCGSYDSPQVIIQGLNPDNGTPAFSYKMPAGVEYASVLSSKPLVVAADVGDTGSGGISDFFSLDDKSGTLRAKIPATGDKYQARCGSTEVENCQKAVVGNGRLYLPTSDHEGTGEYGDTNEIVSFDLATGKPTSDRADAGDRYTMFPVRMDGGNLIAYKWPPYDKGGQVVSIDGSTFKQTVLMENPADKAVREAETSFSSDYAEYRYANGRLYVGAVLMSKPSSSSSSFGKKYLAVAFSTAD comes from the coding sequence ATGACGCAGCCGCCACCGCCGCCGAACCAGCCCCCGCAGGGAGGGTTCGGGTCACCCCAGGACCCTCCCCCTGGCTTCGCCGGGGGGGCCCCCACGCCAGGCTTCGGAGCCCCCACGCCTCCGCCCCCGCAGAACCCTTCGTACGGCTATCCGCAGACGCCGCCGCCCGCTCAGCCGCCGCAGGGCCCGCCGCCGGGACAGCCCGCTTACGGCTACCCGCAGGCACCCGGTCAGGCACCGGCTCAGCCGCCGGGCCAGGCGCCCGGTCAGCCCCCCAACTACGGCTACCCGCAGGGTCCGCCGCCTGCCCAGCCGGGCTACGGCTACCCGACCCAGCCCATGCAGCCGCAGTACATGCCGCCCCAGCCCGGCGGCCCCGGCAGCGGCGGCGGCAAGAAGCTCAGCACGCAGATGCAGATCATCATCGCGGCGTCCCTCGCCGTGGTGCTGATCGTCGGCGGCGGCATCTGGTACGCCTCCTCCAACGACGGGGGCGGCGGCAAGAAGGACGAGAGCAAGAACAGCTCGGCCGGGCCCGCGGGCTCCACCGGCGGCGACAGCGGCGGCAAGGCCGCCGACGGCCCCGGCAAGGAGAAGGCGCCCGCGAACGTCAACTCCAAGGTGGCCTTCCAGCTGCCGGAGCCCGCGCGCACCGACATCACCAGCGTCAAGGGCTCCTGGGTCACCGACAAGGCCTACGTCAAGCCCGGCGTGAACTCCCTCGTCGGCTACGACGCGGCCAAGGGCACCCCGCTGTGGACCCTCGCGCTGCCGGGCCAGATCTGCGCGGCGTCCCGCCATGTGTCCGAGGACAACAAGGCCGCGATCGTCTTCGAGGCCACCAAGCGGGTCCCGCCGAAGAACTACCAGCCGTGCACCGAGGTCGGCGTCGTCGACCTCAGCGCCGGCAAGCTGCTGTGGAGCAAGTCCGTCAAGGGCACGTCCCGGGGCGACGAGAAGATCAGGTTCAGCGAGGTCACCCAGAGCGGCACCACGGTCGCCGCGGGCGGCACCGACGGCGGCGCGGCCTTCGACCTCACCAGCGGCGCCGTCCGCTGGAAGCCCACGGCCAACGCCGAGGGCTGCTACGACATGGGGTACGGCGGCGGCCCGGCGCTCGTCGCGGTCCGCAAGTGCGGTTCGTACGACAGCCCGCAGGTCATCATCCAGGGCCTGAACCCGGACAACGGCACCCCGGCGTTCTCGTACAAGATGCCTGCCGGCGTGGAGTACGCGAGCGTCCTCTCCAGCAAGCCGCTGGTCGTCGCCGCAGACGTCGGCGACACGGGCTCGGGCGGCATCTCGGACTTCTTCTCGCTCGACGACAAGAGCGGGACGCTGCGCGCCAAGATCCCGGCCACGGGCGACAAGTACCAGGCGCGGTGCGGCTCCACCGAGGTCGAGAACTGCCAGAAGGCCGTCGTCGGCAACGGCCGGCTGTATCTGCCGACCTCGGACCACGAAGGCACCGGGGAGTACGGCGACACCAACGAGATCGTCTCCTTCGACCTCGCCACCGGAAAGCCGACCAGCGACCGGGCGGACGCGGGCGACCGGTACACGATGTTCCCCGTGCGCATGGACGGCGGCAACCTCATCGCGTACAAGTGGCCTCCCTACGACAAGGGCGGCCAGGTCGTCAGCATCGACGGCAGCACCTTCAAGCAGACGGTCCTGATGGAGAATCCGGCGGACAAGGCGGTACGGGAAGCGGAGACCAGCTTCTCCTCGGACTACGCCGAGTACCGCTATGCCAATGGGCGGCTGTACGTCGGGGCGGTTCTGATGAGCAAGCCGTCGTCTTCCTCGTCGTCCTTCGGGAAGAAGTACCTGGCTGTCGCCTTCAGTACGGCCGACTGA
- a CDS encoding PQQ-binding-like beta-propeller repeat protein, giving the protein MTQPPNQPPNQPPQPPNQPPQGGFGAPQDSPYGAPQPPAQPPQMPPAPQGPPPAAPPGAPGYGYPQTPPGQPAYGYPQQAPGQPGPYNQQPGPYNQQPGPYSGYPTQPQYPGAPVPPGGSGGGNFFTSKPGIIIAAAVAGLLVIGGGTWFALSGGDDKKNDKNVSKSDDPKPSGSESVDQGDGSGDGREANDDLNAGRKPGEAKVMFLTKNDVDLPRNGAEVFGPWVVGDTVVKGMYKEVVGYSATDGKKKWTLPLGTEICSAPSQTTVDGKIVVGIKDGLTEKSKCLDLQMIDLKTGKAGWKKPIPKASGAFSSLSDFTLSISGNTLAAGGTGNSYGFSIADGRQLFKGPTEGCKPFAFAGGPKLLAAASCPTSDYNKPKHQLSEVDPTTGKAKWTYDAPVGWEIDKVYSASPLVVSLTQREPKKWSIVALKDNGTLRSQIDGGKDKFQPRCGGAFVVFGQNLEGCTGVAADATNFYMATETAYGTANEVVAFNLNTGKAAWRSSAEGKRQMTPLRTEAGNVLVYMNASYDAGGAVATIAPTGGAPKVLLQHPASTAQIESSFYSPKLVYSDGRFFIASGRVSAGNDAEEKETKTMMAFGK; this is encoded by the coding sequence ATGACACAGCCGCCGAACCAGCCGCCGAACCAGCCGCCGCAGCCGCCGAACCAGCCCCCGCAGGGAGGCTTCGGAGCTCCGCAGGACTCGCCGTACGGAGCCCCTCAGCCGCCCGCGCAGCCGCCGCAGATGCCGCCCGCCCCGCAGGGGCCGCCGCCCGCGGCTCCCCCCGGGGCACCCGGCTACGGCTATCCGCAGACGCCGCCCGGACAGCCCGCTTACGGCTACCCGCAGCAGGCCCCGGGCCAGCCGGGTCCGTACAACCAGCAGCCCGGCCCGTACAACCAGCAGCCGGGTCCCTACTCCGGCTACCCGACGCAGCCGCAGTACCCGGGCGCGCCCGTCCCGCCCGGCGGCAGCGGCGGCGGCAACTTCTTCACGAGCAAGCCCGGCATCATCATCGCCGCGGCTGTGGCCGGACTGCTGGTGATCGGCGGCGGCACCTGGTTCGCGCTCAGCGGCGGTGACGACAAGAAGAACGACAAGAACGTCAGCAAGAGCGACGACCCCAAGCCCTCCGGCTCGGAGTCCGTCGACCAGGGGGATGGCAGCGGCGACGGCCGCGAGGCCAACGACGACCTGAACGCCGGGCGCAAGCCGGGCGAGGCGAAGGTCATGTTCCTCACGAAGAACGACGTCGACCTGCCGCGCAACGGCGCCGAGGTGTTCGGCCCGTGGGTGGTCGGCGACACCGTCGTCAAGGGCATGTACAAGGAGGTCGTCGGCTACTCGGCGACCGACGGCAAGAAGAAGTGGACCCTGCCGCTCGGCACCGAGATCTGCTCCGCGCCGAGCCAGACCACGGTCGACGGCAAGATTGTCGTGGGTATCAAGGACGGCCTCACCGAGAAGTCCAAGTGCCTCGATCTGCAGATGATCGACCTCAAGACCGGCAAGGCGGGCTGGAAGAAGCCGATACCGAAGGCCAGCGGGGCCTTCAGCTCGCTCTCCGACTTCACCCTGTCGATCAGTGGCAACACCCTTGCTGCGGGAGGCACCGGCAACTCATACGGCTTCTCGATCGCCGACGGCCGGCAGCTCTTCAAGGGACCCACCGAGGGCTGCAAGCCGTTCGCCTTCGCCGGCGGCCCCAAGCTGCTCGCCGCCGCCAGCTGCCCGACGTCGGACTACAACAAGCCCAAGCACCAGCTGTCGGAGGTCGATCCCACCACTGGCAAGGCCAAGTGGACGTACGACGCCCCCGTCGGCTGGGAGATCGACAAGGTCTACTCCGCCAGCCCGCTCGTCGTCTCCCTGACGCAGCGTGAGCCGAAGAAGTGGTCGATCGTCGCGCTCAAGGACAACGGCACGCTGCGCTCGCAGATCGACGGCGGCAAGGACAAGTTCCAGCCGCGCTGCGGCGGCGCGTTCGTGGTCTTCGGCCAGAACCTCGAGGGCTGCACCGGTGTCGCCGCCGACGCCACGAACTTCTACATGGCGACCGAGACCGCGTACGGCACCGCCAACGAGGTCGTCGCCTTCAACCTCAACACCGGCAAGGCCGCCTGGCGTTCGTCCGCCGAAGGCAAACGCCAGATGACGCCGCTGCGAACGGAGGCCGGGAACGTTCTCGTCTACATGAACGCGTCGTACGACGCGGGCGGTGCGGTCGCCACGATCGCGCCGACGGGTGGCGCGCCGAAGGTGCTGTTGCAGCACCCGGCCTCGACCGCCCAGATCGAGAGCTCCTTCTACTCCCCGAAGCTGGTGTACTCGGACGGCCGGTTCTTCATCGCCAGCGGCCGGGTCAGCGCCGGCAACGACGCGGAGGAGAAGGAGACGAAGACCATGATGGCCTTCGGCAAGTGA